A genomic window from Balaenoptera acutorostrata chromosome 20, mBalAcu1.1, whole genome shotgun sequence includes:
- the SUPT4H1 gene encoding transcription elongation factor SPT4: protein MALETVPKDLRHLRACLLCSLVKTIDQFEYDGCDNCDAYLQMKGNREMVYDCTSSSFDGIIAMMSPEDSWVSKWQRVSNFKPGVYAVSVTGRLPQGIVRELKSRGVAYKSRDTAIKT, encoded by the exons ATGGCCCTGGAGACGGTGCCGAAAGACCTGCGGCATCTGCGGGCTTGTTTGCTGTGTTCGCTGGTCAAG aCTATAGACCAGTTTGAATATGATGGCTGTGACAATTGTGATGCATACCTTCAGATGAAGGGTAACCGAGAGATGGTATATGACTGCACCAGCTCTTCCTTTGATGG AATCATTGCGATGATGAGTCCAGAGGACAGCTGGGTCTCCAAGTGGCAGCGAGTCA gtAACTTTAAGCCAGGTGTGTATGCAGTGTCAGTCACTGGTCGCCTGCCCCAAG GAATTGTGCGGGAGCTGAAGAGTCGAGGAGTGGCCTACAAATCCAGAGACACAGCCATAAAGACCTAG